One genomic segment of bacterium includes these proteins:
- a CDS encoding SEC-C domain-containing protein, with product MKIGRNNPCPCGSGRKYKNCCLEDQGSGLPPEGPAGVFAEIRQALQGRQFSSLEEVRSFTDRFMRQRNQASLDDFQGLSPEQMHRILVFPFDSPELVTYAPLVAPDSSAPILTLFGLLAEAIGEKGLKPTATGNLPRIVCREAALSYWGDEAYRENTRYGGINKEDDFSHLHVARLIAELAGLIKKYRGRFILGRECRTLLADHGLCGIYPRLLRSYVRDFNWAYRDRYPDLGFIQSSFLFTLYLLNLHGGEWLPEVYYEDAFLRAFPRVLSEVAPTPYFTPEQTVRSCYSHRTLVNFAAFLGLAEVEPTTKEPYDRLYRVRKRPLLAEAVRFHIPG from the coding sequence ATGAAGATCGGCAGAAACAATCCGTGCCCCTGCGGCAGCGGTCGGAAATACAAGAACTGCTGCCTTGAAGACCAGGGCTCGGGTTTGCCTCCCGAAGGCCCGGCGGGCGTGTTCGCGGAGATCCGTCAGGCTCTGCAGGGGCGGCAATTCTCCTCATTGGAGGAGGTCCGGTCTTTTACGGACCGCTTCATGCGCCAGCGCAACCAGGCGTCTCTGGATGACTTCCAAGGCCTGTCGCCGGAGCAGATGCACCGGATTCTTGTATTCCCCTTCGACTCCCCGGAACTGGTGACTTATGCGCCGCTTGTCGCCCCGGATTCATCGGCGCCGATCCTCACCCTGTTCGGCCTCCTGGCGGAGGCCATCGGCGAGAAGGGTCTGAAGCCGACGGCCACGGGCAACCTTCCGCGCATCGTCTGCAGGGAAGCGGCGTTGTCGTACTGGGGAGACGAAGCGTACCGGGAAAATACCCGATATGGCGGTATCAACAAGGAAGACGATTTTTCCCACCTGCATGTGGCACGGCTGATTGCCGAGCTGGCCGGACTGATCAAAAAATACCGGGGCCGCTTCATCCTCGGCCGTGAATGTCGCACGCTGCTGGCCGATCATGGCCTGTGCGGCATTTACCCCCGTTTGTTGCGTTCCTATGTCCGTGACTTCAATTGGGCCTACCGGGACCGCTATCCGGACCTGGGGTTCATCCAGAGCTCATTTCTCTTCACGCTCTATCTGCTGAATCTGCACGGCGGCGAGTGGCTGCCCGAGGTTTATTACGAAGATGCATTCCTCCGGGCTTTTCCCAGGGTGTTGAGCGAAGTGGCGCCGACCCCGTATTTCACGCCGGAGCAGACCGTACGCTCATGTTATTCGCATCGCACTCTGGTGAATTTTGCCGCCTTTCTGGGCTTGGCCGAAGTTGAGCCGACAACCAAAGAACCGTATGACCGGCTCTACCGGGTGAGAAAACGGCCGCTGCTGGCCGAAGCCGTTCGATTTCACATTCCGGGTTAA
- a CDS encoding L,D-transpeptidase family protein, with product MLISGCGHFNEGRQVKTTFAAANDLFHRGSHTASLDKYSEIIEKYPAKADRALFEMGIVHAHPKNRQKDYQKSLECFQKLIKDYPGSEYRQNSEMMIFNIRNVGLKDTTIAAQQAQIETLQHKVQGKEKEIVTLQKTIEAFENKIEALEKKFFDNAIQKGSADRILIEKSARRLMLISRGEVLKSYKIALGGNPIGPKERQGDNKTPVGTYVIDARNRDSRYHLSLRISYPNERDKKRAKELGVSPGGDIMIHGIKNGFSWVGDAHTGVDWTKGCIAVTDQEIEEIDKLAPNGTIVEIRP from the coding sequence ATGCTCATTTCCGGCTGCGGTCACTTTAACGAGGGGCGGCAGGTCAAAACGACATTTGCAGCGGCGAATGATCTGTTCCATCGAGGAAGCCACACGGCCTCTCTGGACAAGTATTCGGAAATTATAGAAAAATATCCCGCGAAGGCAGACAGGGCCCTGTTCGAGATGGGTATTGTTCATGCCCATCCGAAGAATCGGCAGAAAGATTATCAGAAATCCCTGGAATGTTTTCAGAAACTCATCAAGGATTACCCGGGTAGCGAGTACCGGCAGAACAGCGAGATGATGATCTTTAATATCAGGAATGTCGGTCTAAAGGATACGACGATCGCTGCGCAGCAGGCACAGATCGAAACGCTCCAGCACAAAGTCCAAGGCAAGGAGAAGGAGATCGTCACGCTGCAAAAAACGATTGAAGCATTCGAAAATAAAATTGAAGCACTCGAAAAAAAGTTTTTTGACAATGCGATTCAGAAGGGATCGGCAGACAGGATACTGATAGAAAAAAGTGCACGCCGATTGATGTTGATCTCACGGGGCGAAGTGCTCAAATCCTACAAAATCGCCTTGGGGGGAAACCCCATCGGGCCAAAGGAACGGCAAGGTGATAACAAGACCCCTGTGGGGACCTATGTCATCGATGCAAGAAACAGGGACAGCCGGTATCACCTCTCTCTGCGTATTTCCTATCCAAACGAGAGAGACAAAAAACGCGCGAAAGAACTCGGCGTTTCCCCCGGCGGAGACATCATGATCCACGGTATCAAGAACGGTTTCTCGTGGGTAGGCGATGCTCACACAGGGGTCGACTGGACGAAAGGGTGTATTGCCGTAACCGACCAGGAAATAGAGGAAATCGACAAGCTGGCGCCAAACGGGACGATTGTCGAGATACGGCCGTAG
- a CDS encoding L,D-transpeptidase family protein — MRRISDRSPFCNWLRLMTLCMIIFSLSGCASMKSVLTAPPFPGHREKEIERNRFPVARGEDVIGRLAIIRLETGDTLPDIARHFSLGVNAISSANPGVDVWVPEAGEHVLLPLSFILPDTPRKGIVINLASMRLFQYREDGTSLLVTTYPVGIGTDERPTPTGQMHVVRKAARPTWHVPASIAEDHRKKGDILPKAVPPGPENPLGEYALYLSKSGYLIHGTNKPASIGLTATNGCLRLYPENVKLLFDATPVKTPVLIVDQPYLLGRRDGVLYLESHTPPEGPSALESVKLHKKLNAIEKRARRTLDWKKIKKVQAEARGIPVPIFELRQGSQKEVAKLVEVEHPERLYGKPEIPALDLLAWYVLAADVPDKIDAQRLAAIINHQGPQIPARVFQKSGRYRVIAGPFDDGSEAKKAAKRLKIDLDIDGIVIGPNKNG, encoded by the coding sequence ATGCGCCGAATCAGTGATCGATCCCCCTTCTGCAACTGGCTTCGTTTGATGACTCTCTGCATGATCATCTTCTCTCTCTCCGGCTGTGCTTCAATGAAAAGTGTTCTGACAGCGCCGCCTTTTCCAGGACATCGCGAAAAGGAGATCGAGCGAAACAGGTTCCCGGTTGCACGAGGAGAAGACGTCATTGGCCGGCTGGCGATCATCCGGCTCGAAACGGGGGATACGCTCCCGGATATTGCCCGGCACTTCAGTTTGGGAGTCAATGCAATCAGTTCGGCGAATCCCGGGGTGGATGTATGGGTTCCCGAGGCCGGAGAGCATGTCCTGTTACCTCTGAGCTTTATCCTGCCGGACACTCCCAGAAAAGGGATTGTGATCAACCTGGCCTCCATGAGGCTCTTTCAGTATAGGGAGGATGGGACGTCTCTGCTGGTGACGACCTACCCGGTCGGTATCGGCACCGACGAGCGGCCTACCCCCACAGGCCAGATGCATGTGGTGCGCAAGGCAGCCCGGCCTACCTGGCATGTTCCTGCTTCGATTGCCGAGGATCATCGCAAGAAAGGGGATATCCTCCCCAAAGCCGTCCCGCCGGGGCCTGAAAATCCCCTGGGAGAATACGCGCTCTACTTGAGCAAATCGGGTTATTTGATCCATGGCACCAATAAACCGGCCAGCATCGGCCTTACAGCGACCAATGGCTGCCTGAGGCTCTATCCGGAAAACGTGAAGTTGCTCTTCGATGCCACTCCGGTGAAAACGCCTGTTCTCATTGTCGACCAGCCTTATCTCCTTGGGCGACGGGATGGCGTACTGTACCTGGAATCTCATACGCCTCCGGAAGGGCCAAGTGCTCTTGAGTCGGTGAAACTCCATAAAAAACTGAATGCAATTGAAAAGAGAGCCCGGCGCACGCTCGACTGGAAAAAGATCAAGAAAGTGCAGGCGGAAGCCCGTGGGATTCCGGTTCCCATCTTCGAGTTGCGTCAGGGCAGTCAAAAAGAGGTCGCGAAACTTGTAGAAGTCGAGCACCCGGAGAGATTGTACGGAAAACCGGAAATACCGGCACTGGATTTGCTGGCATGGTATGTATTGGCTGCCGATGTGCCTGACAAGATTGATGCCCAGAGGCTTGCCGCCATCATCAATCACCAGGGGCCGCAGATCCCGGCACGTGTGTTCCAGAAGAGCGGTCGCTACCGCGTTATCGCCGGCCCGTTCGATGACGGCAGTGAAGCAAAAAAGGCAGCGAAACGCCTGAAAATAGATCTGGATATAGACGGTATCGTAATCGGACCGAACAAAAATGGATAG
- a CDS encoding PocR ligand-binding domain-containing protein: MKHQLADLLDIPRLQSALDSLYLSSKIPSAIIDNEGNIHTGSGWQDICVKFHRLHPEARKRCLDSDLYISRHLREANPSVVYKCPHGLVDSATAIFVEENTSGTCSRANSSWKRRTWISFGPRERRTVSMRMNISMR; this comes from the coding sequence ATGAAGCACCAACTCGCGGATCTTCTCGACATTCCCCGACTTCAGTCTGCGTTGGACAGCCTCTACCTCTCTTCGAAGATCCCCTCCGCCATCATCGACAACGAGGGAAATATCCACACCGGTTCCGGCTGGCAGGACATCTGCGTGAAATTCCACCGCCTCCACCCCGAGGCCCGGAAGCGATGCCTCGATAGCGACCTCTACATCAGCCGCCATCTCCGCGAGGCCAATCCCTCGGTTGTCTATAAATGTCCCCACGGCCTGGTCGATTCGGCAACCGCGATCTTCGTCGAGGAGAACACATCGGGAACGTGTTCACGGGCCAACTCTTCCTGGAAGCGCCGGACCTGGATTTCTTTCGGACCCAGGGAAAGGCGTACGGTTTCGATGAGGATGAATATATCGATGCGGTGA
- a CDS encoding PAS domain S-box protein, whose amino-acid sequence MKKVPVISEQAMRENLAFIAHLTEMLAEIGLKREREEEAEKRLRESEERYRSLFGKASEGISIMSPDGKIIEVNESFARMHGYGTGELLRLSIDDLCAPEAAELIPERMRRLLAGENLAIQVDHHHKDGHVLSLEVSANWISIGGEPFIQCFHRDVTDQKRAEAEREKLRLQLQQAMKMEAVGRLAGGVAHDFNNLLTVISGYSELLLQKIGKESTMYGEVEEIKRAGERAASLTQQLLAFSRKQIIEPKVLRLGSLVAEMHKMLTRLIGEDIALQATTGKSLGSVKVDPGQIEQILMNLVVNARDAMPDGGKIGIETANVDLDEGYCSMHPYVKPGRFVMLAVSDTGTGMSEEVKAHIFEPFFTTKEKGSGTGLGLATTYGAVHQAGGSIEVYSEVGIGTTFKIYLPRVEEPVIGPVKDDLPADLPGGTETVLIVEDEGMLRNLCVQILEQLGYRVLQARDGFEAIAEVQGYGDRIDLLLTDVVMPGMNGSELAAQMVAHNPGMKVLFTSGYTEDVISHHGVLAEGVSFIGKPYTPLALARKIRGVLDKA is encoded by the coding sequence GTGAAGAAAGTACCGGTCATCTCGGAACAGGCGATGCGGGAGAACCTGGCGTTCATAGCACACCTCACGGAAATGCTCGCAGAGATCGGACTGAAGCGTGAAAGGGAGGAGGAGGCCGAGAAGCGGCTCAGGGAGAGCGAGGAGCGGTACCGGTCCCTGTTCGGCAAAGCCAGTGAAGGGATCTCCATCATGTCCCCCGATGGGAAAATCATCGAGGTCAACGAATCGTTCGCGCGGATGCACGGTTACGGTACGGGGGAGCTGCTGCGGTTGAGCATTGACGATTTGTGCGCGCCCGAAGCGGCGGAATTGATTCCTGAGCGGATGCGCCGACTTCTTGCGGGGGAAAACCTGGCGATTCAGGTGGACCACCATCACAAGGACGGCCATGTATTATCGTTGGAGGTGTCGGCCAACTGGATATCCATCGGCGGGGAACCCTTCATCCAGTGTTTTCACCGCGATGTCACCGACCAGAAGCGTGCCGAAGCCGAGAGGGAAAAGCTGCGGTTGCAGCTCCAGCAGGCGATGAAGATGGAGGCGGTCGGCCGCCTCGCCGGGGGCGTGGCTCACGACTTCAACAACCTCTTGACGGTAATCTCGGGATACAGCGAACTCCTGCTGCAGAAGATCGGGAAAGAATCCACGATGTACGGGGAAGTGGAGGAGATCAAGCGGGCGGGGGAGCGGGCGGCCTCGCTGACGCAGCAGCTGCTGGCGTTCTCCCGGAAGCAGATCATCGAGCCGAAGGTTCTTCGCCTTGGCAGCCTGGTGGCGGAGATGCACAAGATGCTGACGCGCCTGATCGGCGAGGATATCGCGTTGCAGGCCACTACCGGCAAATCCCTGGGATCGGTGAAGGTCGACCCCGGGCAGATCGAGCAGATCCTGATGAACCTGGTGGTGAACGCCCGGGATGCGATGCCGGACGGCGGGAAGATAGGGATCGAGACCGCGAACGTGGACTTGGACGAAGGGTACTGTTCCATGCACCCTTACGTCAAGCCGGGGCGGTTCGTGATGCTGGCGGTCAGCGACACGGGGACCGGGATGAGCGAAGAGGTCAAGGCGCATATATTCGAGCCGTTCTTCACCACGAAGGAAAAAGGGAGCGGAACGGGTCTGGGCCTTGCGACGACCTACGGTGCGGTGCACCAGGCGGGTGGCTCCATCGAGGTGTACTCGGAGGTCGGAATCGGGACGACCTTCAAAATCTACCTGCCGCGCGTCGAAGAGCCGGTCATCGGGCCGGTGAAGGACGACCTCCCTGCCGACCTTCCGGGAGGGACGGAGACGGTGCTGATCGTGGAGGACGAGGGCATGCTGCGGAACCTGTGCGTCCAGATCCTGGAACAGCTGGGGTACAGGGTGCTGCAGGCCCGGGATGGGTTCGAGGCGATCGCGGAGGTGCAAGGATACGGCGATCGGATCGACCTGCTGCTGACGGACGTGGTGATGCCGGGGATGAACGGAAGCGAACTGGCGGCGCAGATGGTCGCGCACAACCCGGGGATGAAGGTGCTATTCACGTCCGGCTACACGGAAGACGTGATATCACACCATGGGGTTCTCGCCGAGGGTGTCTCCTTCATCGGCAAGCCGTACACCCCGTTGGCGCTCGCGAGGAAGATCCGGGGAGTTCTCGACAAGGCGTGA
- a CDS encoding GNAT family N-acetyltransferase, which translates to MIPLDRYPKEITLRDDSRVVLRPMVPGDADGLWNFLRQLPEIDKSHFHEDVDRREVVEGWSKSLDYETALPILAVRGDRVVGSVTLYRNKTGWKQRVGIVRILISPDHRRLGLGTAMIREIRHLGEKVALNYLLAEVIEEQQAAVRALERMGFEKAVVHRDFVNDRKGHLHNLVVLLHPLSGLGKEMFY; encoded by the coding sequence ATGATTCCCCTCGACAGGTACCCGAAGGAGATAACGCTGCGGGACGACTCCCGCGTGGTGTTGCGACCGATGGTCCCCGGGGATGCGGACGGCCTCTGGAATTTCCTTCGGCAGCTTCCCGAGATCGACAAGTCCCATTTCCATGAGGATGTGGACCGCCGGGAAGTGGTGGAGGGCTGGTCGAAGTCGCTCGACTACGAAACGGCGCTTCCGATCCTGGCGGTCCGGGGGGACCGGGTCGTGGGGAGCGTGACGCTTTACCGGAACAAGACGGGCTGGAAGCAGCGGGTAGGGATCGTCAGGATCCTGATCTCCCCCGATCACCGGCGGTTGGGACTCGGGACGGCGATGATCCGGGAGATCCGCCACCTTGGAGAGAAGGTCGCCTTGAATTACCTCCTGGCGGAGGTGATCGAGGAGCAGCAGGCCGCGGTTCGCGCGCTCGAACGGATGGGATTCGAGAAGGCGGTGGTCCACCGGGATTTCGTCAACGACCGGAAGGGACACCTCCACAATCTCGTGGTGCTTCTTCATCCCCTGTCCGGACTCGGGAAAGAGATGTTTTATTGA
- a CDS encoding hemerythrin domain-containing protein, which yields MSPTEQLKEEHEGIKVMLDILANVCDRLESGTGVEQGHLDQILEFLKVFVDKCHHAKEEDILFPAMERAGVPGEGGPIGVMLAEHKRGRENIKGMSEAAARLGRGDRGASAQFVQNARSYIELLLEHIEKENEILYPMADGSIPAKAQQAILADFDKVEEERVGHGKHEEFHRLMDHLRGIYIT from the coding sequence ATGTCCCCGACGGAACAGCTGAAAGAGGAACACGAGGGAATCAAGGTGATGCTGGACATCCTGGCGAACGTTTGCGACCGCCTCGAATCGGGCACGGGCGTGGAACAGGGTCATCTGGACCAGATCCTTGAATTTCTCAAGGTGTTCGTCGACAAGTGCCACCACGCCAAGGAAGAAGACATCCTTTTTCCCGCCATGGAGCGGGCGGGGGTTCCCGGGGAAGGAGGCCCGATCGGGGTGATGCTCGCCGAGCACAAGAGGGGGCGGGAAAACATCAAGGGGATGAGCGAAGCGGCCGCAAGACTCGGCCGGGGAGATCGTGGCGCTTCCGCGCAATTCGTGCAAAACGCCCGGAGCTACATCGAACTGTTGCTGGAGCATATCGAAAAGGAAAACGAGATCCTGTACCCGATGGCGGACGGCAGCATTCCGGCAAAGGCACAGCAGGCGATCCTGGCGGATTTCGACAAGGTGGAAGAGGAACGGGTCGGCCACGGCAAGCACGAGGAGTTCCATCGGTTGATGGATCATTTACGGGGGATTTACATCACATAA
- a CDS encoding DOMON-like domain-containing protein, producing the protein MRDGVPSPFILVPFPGEGNTAGVTIGGSIARRADSLSIRFEVRGNLTKVSIPPATGAPRRKDRLWEDTCLEFFLGRTDSPEYWEFNLSPSGNWNVYRFARYREGMREETAFASLPLDVWRDAQELVLTVGIDAGRVVPEGSALAATAAAVIGTIGGGKSHWAPVHPASRPDFHRQDPFAWIRLT; encoded by the coding sequence ATGCGTGACGGTGTCCCCTCCCCGTTCATCCTGGTACCGTTCCCCGGGGAAGGGAACACGGCCGGGGTGACGATCGGGGGATCGATCGCGCGCCGCGCGGATTCCTTGTCGATCCGCTTCGAGGTGCGGGGGAACCTGACGAAGGTGTCGATCCCCCCCGCAACGGGGGCCCCCCGGAGGAAGGACAGGCTATGGGAGGACACCTGCCTCGAGTTCTTTCTCGGCAGGACGGATTCCCCGGAATACTGGGAGTTCAACCTCTCCCCGTCCGGGAACTGGAACGTCTACCGGTTCGCGCGCTACAGGGAGGGGATGCGGGAGGAGACGGCCTTCGCGTCCCTGCCGTTGGACGTTTGGAGGGATGCGCAGGAACTCGTTCTCACCGTGGGGATCGATGCCGGGAGGGTCGTCCCGGAAGGCAGTGCCCTTGCGGCCACGGCCGCCGCGGTGATCGGGACGATCGGTGGGGGAAAAAGCCACTGGGCGCCGGTCCATCCGGCCTCCCGGCCGGACTTCCACCGACAGGACCCGTTCGCATGGATCCGTTTGACCTGA
- a CDS encoding DUF1343 domain-containing protein, with product MRVASGLDVLLEKRFAPLRGCAVGLVCNPTSVDRHLRHAADLFHEARGVRLAALFAPEHGVRGEIQYMAAARGGRDRKIGVPVHSLYGNSAGSLRPADKALRGLDALVFDLQDVGARYYTYQATMLFCMEAAAQANLGFFVLDRPNPIGGRSVEGPALRPGFESFCGVHDVAVRHGLTVGELAALYQRERNLDLDLKVIPCRGWRREMFQRDTRLPWVFPSPNMPTPETALVYSGMCLLEGTNLSEGRGTTRPFELFGAPWLDADALVEALEAERLPGVRFRPVRFVPTWDKHGGKRCHGVEVFVVDRGAFRPFRTGVACVAAARAQNPERFRWRTEAYEFVKGIPAFDLLCGSSREREAIERGKGWRDLASDWVREERAFRRRRAPHLRYDA from the coding sequence GTGAGGGTCGCATCGGGCCTCGACGTGCTCCTCGAGAAGCGCTTCGCCCCCCTGCGGGGGTGCGCCGTGGGGCTCGTCTGCAACCCCACGTCGGTGGACCGCCACCTGCGCCACGCCGCGGACCTGTTCCACGAGGCGCGGGGCGTCCGGCTTGCCGCCCTCTTCGCCCCGGAACACGGCGTCCGCGGCGAGATCCAGTACATGGCGGCCGCGCGCGGCGGTCGCGACCGGAAGATCGGGGTCCCGGTCCACTCGTTGTACGGAAACAGCGCCGGGTCGCTTCGCCCGGCGGACAAGGCGCTGCGGGGGCTCGACGCGCTGGTCTTCGACCTCCAGGACGTCGGCGCGCGCTATTACACGTACCAGGCCACCATGCTCTTCTGCATGGAGGCCGCCGCGCAGGCGAATCTCGGCTTCTTCGTTCTCGACCGGCCGAACCCGATCGGCGGGCGTTCCGTGGAAGGCCCGGCGCTTCGCCCGGGATTCGAGAGCTTTTGCGGGGTGCACGATGTCGCCGTCCGCCACGGCCTCACCGTCGGCGAGCTGGCGGCCCTCTACCAGCGGGAGCGGAATCTCGACCTCGACCTCAAGGTGATCCCCTGCCGAGGCTGGCGGCGGGAGATGTTCCAGCGGGACACCCGCCTCCCGTGGGTCTTTCCGTCGCCCAACATGCCGACCCCGGAGACGGCGCTCGTCTATTCGGGGATGTGCCTCCTCGAGGGGACGAACCTGAGCGAGGGCAGGGGCACCACGCGGCCGTTCGAGCTGTTCGGGGCGCCCTGGCTCGACGCCGACGCGCTGGTGGAAGCGCTCGAGGCGGAGCGGTTGCCGGGGGTCCGGTTCCGTCCCGTCCGCTTCGTCCCGACGTGGGACAAGCATGGCGGGAAGCGCTGCCACGGCGTCGAGGTCTTCGTCGTCGACCGCGGGGCGTTCCGTCCTTTCCGCACCGGCGTGGCGTGCGTCGCCGCGGCGCGCGCCCAGAACCCGGAGCGGTTCCGGTGGCGGACGGAAGCGTACGAATTCGTGAAAGGCATCCCGGCGTTCGACCTCCTGTGCGGATCGTCCCGCGAGCGGGAGGCGATCGAGCGGGGGAAGGGGTGGCGCGACCTCGCGTCGGATTGGGTGCGCGAGGAGCGGGCGTTCCGAAGGCGAAGGGCGCCCCACCTCCGGTACGATGCGTGA
- a CDS encoding response regulator transcription factor, with product MAKIRILVADDHALVREGIIAILRLHGDLEVAAEAADGKEAIQKAAKLKPDIVLMDIAMPGLGGLEATMEIKKNHPEIKILVLSQYDDKEYVNRLLKAGVSGYILKHAVGTDLIAAIRAVARGESYLYPTITSSVIDDYLHKRDSNLEDPYDRLTDREKQVLKLIAEGHAHKEVASLLDISAKTVIAHYTNAQEKLDIHNRAELIKFALRRGIIK from the coding sequence ATGGCGAAGATCAGGATCCTCGTCGCCGACGACCATGCCCTCGTGAGGGAGGGGATCATCGCCATCTTGAGGCTCCACGGCGACCTTGAGGTGGCGGCGGAGGCCGCGGACGGCAAGGAGGCGATTCAAAAGGCGGCAAAGCTCAAACCGGATATCGTGTTGATGGACATCGCGATGCCGGGGCTGGGCGGGCTCGAGGCGACGATGGAGATCAAGAAAAACCATCCCGAGATCAAGATCCTGGTCTTGAGCCAGTACGACGACAAGGAGTACGTGAACCGGCTGCTCAAGGCGGGTGTCTCCGGCTACATCCTGAAGCACGCCGTCGGGACCGACCTCATCGCCGCGATCCGGGCCGTCGCGCGCGGGGAATCGTACCTGTACCCGACGATCACCTCCTCCGTGATCGACGACTACCTCCACAAGCGGGACTCCAACCTCGAGGATCCGTACGACAGGCTGACCGACAGGGAAAAGCAGGTGCTCAAACTCATCGCCGAAGGGCACGCCCACAAGGAGGTCGCGTCCCTCCTGGACATCAGCGCGAAGACCGTCATCGCCCATTACACCAACGCCCAGGAGAAACTCGACATCCACAACCGGGCGGAACTCATCAAGTTCGCCCTGCGGCGGGGAATCATCAAGTGA
- a CDS encoding HAMP domain-containing protein: MQKRIIFLLFLNVGVILVSLGIISHLSVTASIERSLENRLMLANIIGRYIDYVIESNVKRLYDVSLSGKIDLEDNDWSPERKALKTAMEYSIFTGRIFLLDRQGRVLLSYPHPEEEGVDAFSLPYVRKATADLKPVITDVHTIPTTQRPMVLALVPLKNKDGVVVGVAGGEIDPTNYMLSQLISAIPTGHSTIIELVDSQGVIIASNDPRRILTCGDRYRFLKGLVMERKGSVQSCHRCKEGAPESGRERDMISFAPLSMAPWGVIVRDPQDFVFSPSSSLRKGFLLLSAVAIATTLLLAMGLSKGIVRPIQSLIGASRRIASGNLNDPIEVQAKDEIGTLGKSFDEMRKKLAESLASIQRYSTGLEGMVAERTGELRQSREKLTALLQGIITAEEEERKRIARELHDDTSQSLNAALISLDSIVAHFPTYDPIRKQLLQIREQCMAMLKGVHRMIKDLRPPILDDLGLESAIKWVLEKHIGERGIRYGFETTGSSDALKARARSAEDFARLELVLFRIAQEGIINISKHADAGNVAVSMTFGESAIDMEIRDDGKGFDTESIYGAFRKDHHVGLGLIGMGERISLLDGTLTVRSEPGRGTRVSVHVPVPA; this comes from the coding sequence ATGCAGAAGCGGATCATTTTCCTGCTATTTCTGAATGTAGGAGTCATCCTCGTCAGCCTGGGGATCATCAGTCACCTGAGCGTCACCGCCAGCATCGAACGATCACTGGAGAACCGGCTGATGCTCGCCAACATCATCGGCCGGTACATCGACTACGTCATCGAGAGCAACGTCAAGCGGCTCTACGATGTCTCCCTTTCCGGGAAGATCGACCTCGAGGACAACGACTGGTCCCCGGAGAGGAAGGCCCTGAAAACCGCCATGGAGTACTCGATCTTCACCGGGAGGATCTTCCTCCTGGACAGGCAGGGCCGCGTCCTCCTCTCCTACCCTCACCCGGAAGAGGAAGGTGTCGATGCCTTCAGCCTCCCTTACGTGAGAAAGGCGACCGCGGACCTGAAGCCGGTCATCACGGACGTCCATACCATTCCCACGACCCAGCGGCCGATGGTCCTGGCGCTCGTTCCCCTGAAGAACAAGGACGGGGTGGTGGTAGGGGTCGCCGGCGGGGAGATCGACCCGACGAACTACATGCTCTCCCAGCTCATCTCGGCGATTCCCACGGGCCACAGCACGATCATCGAGCTCGTGGACAGCCAGGGCGTGATCATCGCGTCCAACGACCCGAGGCGGATCCTCACCTGCGGAGACCGATACCGGTTCCTGAAGGGCCTCGTCATGGAAAGGAAAGGGTCGGTGCAAAGCTGCCACCGCTGCAAGGAGGGCGCTCCGGAAAGCGGCAGGGAACGGGACATGATCTCCTTCGCGCCCCTGTCGATGGCTCCCTGGGGTGTGATCGTCAGGGACCCCCAGGACTTCGTCTTCTCCCCGTCGTCGAGCCTCCGGAAGGGATTCCTGCTCCTTAGCGCCGTCGCGATCGCCACCACCCTGCTGCTCGCCATGGGGCTGTCGAAGGGGATCGTCCGGCCCATCCAGTCCCTCATCGGCGCCAGCCGGAGGATCGCCTCGGGCAACCTGAACGACCCGATCGAGGTGCAGGCCAAGGACGAGATCGGTACCCTCGGGAAGAGCTTCGACGAGATGAGGAAGAAGCTCGCCGAATCGCTGGCGAGCATCCAGCGGTACAGCACCGGGCTGGAGGGGATGGTCGCCGAGCGCACCGGGGAGCTCCGGCAGAGCCGCGAGAAGCTCACGGCCCTCCTGCAGGGGATCATCACCGCGGAGGAGGAGGAGCGAAAACGGATCGCGAGGGAATTGCACGACGACACGAGCCAGTCGTTGAACGCAGCCCTCATCTCCCTGGATTCGATCGTCGCGCACTTCCCGACGTACGATCCCATCCGGAAGCAGCTCCTGCAAATCCGGGAACAGTGCATGGCCATGCTGAAGGGCGTCCACCGGATGATCAAGGACCTCCGCCCCCCGATCCTGGACGACCTGGGGCTGGAATCCGCGATAAAGTGGGTCCTGGAGAAGCACATCGGGGAGAGGGGGATCCGGTACGGCTTCGAGACGACGGGGAGCAGCGACGCGTTGAAGGCCCGCGCGCGGAGCGCGGAGGATTTCGCGAGACTGGAGCTCGTCCTCTTCCGGATCGCCCAGGAGGGGATCATCAACATCAGCAAACACGCCGACGCCGGGAACGTCGCGGTATCCATGACGTTCGGCGAATCGGCCATCGACATGGAGATCCGGGACGACGGGAAGGGATTCGACACGGAGTCGATCTACGGGGCCTTCCGGAAGGACCACCACGTCGGGCTGGGCCTCATCGGAATGGGGGAGCGCATCTCGCTGCTGGACGGGACACTGACGGTCCGATCGGAACCGGGCCGTGGAACGCGGGTTTCGGTGCACGTGCCGGTGCCCGCCTGA